In a single window of the Bacteroidota bacterium genome:
- a CDS encoding type II toxin-antitoxin system RelE/ParE family toxin, with protein MKNREYLFLPVALNDISRICAYFDDESDYKGDRFYNELIEEVKYVSQMPRSRRKYHKYFRVVFMPNFPFAIIYSLNKNVIYIHAVRSTKQDLKRVLYDLKQQSK; from the coding sequence ATGAAGAATAGAGAATATCTCTTTTTGCCTGTAGCACTTAATGATATTAGTAGAATTTGCGCCTATTTTGATGATGAGAGTGACTATAAAGGGGATCGATTTTACAATGAATTGATTGAGGAAGTTAAATACGTTAGCCAAATGCCGCGCTCAAGAAGGAAGTATCATAAATATTTCCGTGTAGTGTTCATGCCTAATTTTCCTTTTGCGATTATCTACTCGTTAAATAAAAATGTCATTTATATTCATGCAGTCCGTTCTACGAAACAAGATTTGAAGCGTGTTTTGTATGACCTGAAACAGCAAAGTAAATAA